A stretch of DNA from Campylobacter concisus ATCC 51562:
TATAAATCAAAAAATCAAAACAATAAAGAGATTATCCAAAACGTCACTCATTTAGAATTTATGAAGCTTCAAGAAAATGGATCAAATTTAAACGCACCAGATACATCAAAATGTGAGGCATTATTTCAGCCATTTGTTACAAAGATAAATTCTTTATTAAGCGCTCAAAGTACAAAGACCTTTAACCTTGAAAATATATACTGCGTAAATTTAATCAGCTCAAATGCTTCAAACACTTCAAGAATAAATAAGCTCTTAAGACAAAGAGAGGAGGAATTTTATAAACAAGAAAATATACTCTTACTATGTCCAAGGAAGATGACAACTCCTATTAGAGTCTTTCAACCTAAAAAGAGCGAATTTACCGTCGTACTAGCTAGTCAGACTCCATTTGATTGCAGTGAGCTAAACCCAAAAGAGCTAAATTCTAGTAGGCCAAACTATGGCAAGGTGAATTTATGCGAGCTATTACTTACTGACTTTAAATTTGACTCTTATGAAGATAGTAAAAATGAAGAGATAAAATTTAAAAATGCAAAGAGCAAAGATACGGTAATACTTTATCAAGAAAACAAAAATGAAGAAGATAAGATAAATGGTGCTACCTTTACTAGCATAAAGCAAAATAGCGATGATATAGAGTATAAACTAGAAGATGGCGCTATAAGTATGAAGTACTTTGAAGACCAAACGTCTAACAACAAACACCTAAATTTCTCTTTATTAAATTTTGCTAAAGAGAATAACTTTACCCTAAGAGATGATAAAGACTCAGCTATGTTTGATATAAAGCTTCGTCTAGCTCATGGCAATAATATAGTACCTACATCAGCATCAAGTTCAGGTCTTACTCTTACAATAAATAATCTCATCATTGAAAACGAAGATGGTGAGGTAAGTGAAGATATAGATAAGATATATCTTCATCACTGCTTTGATAAAAGTATATATGAGAGTATATCTTTAGTAAAAAATGAAGACTCGGATATCAAAAACTCATATACAGCTACATTTAATATCCCAATAGACAAAGAGAATAAAGGAGATACTAAATTTATACTTTATTCAAGTGATCTAAGTAAAGTTTATAGCACTAAAGATATTCATGCTCACACTGATACAGCTGTAATATCTTTAGGATATCAAGATAAGAGTAGTTCTAACTTTTGCTATAGCAATAAGGTCTCGTTAAGAGATATAACAGATCATATAACAAATGTAATCTCTGATAGTGAGTATCCATTTAAGACAAATGAGCCAATAAGCTTAAAGGCTATATATAAACAAGAAAAAGGTAGTAAGAGATATAAAGAGATACTTTGGGGATATAAGGTAATAAATAGTAAAGAGTATGATGAGCTATCCAAATCAAATCCAAAAGATGTAGTAGGCTTAAAAGATCAAAAGGGTAAAGAGATAACATTTAAAATTTCAGATGTTATACAAAAAGATGATCTAGATAAACTAAAACAAGGTGGTCATACTATAGTATTTTTTGCATATCTTGAAGGTGATAAGGATAAATTTAAGTTTTTTACAAGATATGGCAAAAATCATATAAGAATAGATATAAAGATACCTCTATATATTAAATTTAAAGACGATAAGCTAGTTATATATGAGTTTGAGCATGCTATAAAAGAGAAGACATTTGATGCTAAATTAAATCTTAGTGATAATAAAGACGATGCTTTAATAAAAAATGATAATTACTTATATATAAGTAAAGATATCTCATCAAATGAGATAAATATCTATGAAGATGATAAGCTAAGCAAAGAGCTAAAAAGTGATGAGAAGACAAATAAGAGCTATCAAATTTATGCAAAAGAAGAGAGCCCTAATAATCAGTCTAATGCAGATAAAGATGATAAGCTTGGTATAAATTTATTAAATAAAGAGAATATGGATAAATTTATTAACTCTTTTAATGAATCAAAGAGTTTAACTAGAATAGATAAAGGTATGTGGAAAGATGGGGATGAGGGGGTTAGGATAAAGATGAGAGAAAGCTGTCTTTGCGGCAGAAATATATCAAAAGAAGAATTAATTAAATTAGGGGTCAGTGAAGACAACACAAATATTTTTTTAAACTACATTAATTCTACTATGAAAGAATATAATATTAACACTTGCAAAAGAAAAATACACTTCCTAGCACAAATAAGACATGAGTCTGGAGAATTTGTATACTTAAAGGAAATCGCGGACGGTTCAGCATATGAAGGTAGAAAGGATTTGG
This window harbors:
- a CDS encoding glycoside hydrolase family 19 protein, whose protein sequence is MPLTPRNDVNFKRNLIDIIKFSYDNDISRPFISNNKLLIGYGFSLKDDIELICAQIYKNNKEKVIKDVKKTIANTTSKTTIEKINTDELFKKINDAAKGAYAKSGGADTLPEFEFSSEDQLNAILEQKLTPLIQEINQKLNNSPLKNLQAVSLTSDTQNSQISREHVALLALLYINKKSNIDPSLASYIKSKNRFKAWFWLAYESFGDEANNKTSLLREKISNQFGLYESDEQNVNFTECIDVFSHLNISKAKYKSKNQNNKEIIQNVTHLEFMKLQENGSNLNAPDTSKCEALFQPFVTKINSLLSAQSTKTFNLENIYCVNLISSNASNTSRINKLLRQREEEFYKQENILLLCPRKMTTPIRVFQPKKSEFTVVLASQTPFDCSELNPKELNSSRPNYGKVNLCELLLTDFKFDSYEDSKNEEIKFKNAKSKDTVILYQENKNEEDKINGATFTSIKQNSDDIEYKLEDGAISMKYFEDQTSNNKHLNFSLLNFAKENNFTLRDDKDSAMFDIKLRLAHGNNIVPTSASSSGLTLTINNLIIENEDGEVSEDIDKIYLHHCFDKSIYESISLVKNEDSDIKNSYTATFNIPIDKENKGDTKFILYSSDLSKVYSTKDIHAHTDTAVISLGYQDKSSSNFCYSNKVSLRDITDHITNVISDSEYPFKTNEPISLKAIYKQEKGSKRYKEILWGYKVINSKEYDELSKSNPKDVVGLKDQKGKEITFKISDVIQKDDLDKLKQGGHTIVFFAYLEGDKDKFKFFTRYGKNHIRIDIKIPLYIKFKDDKLVIYEFEHAIKEKTFDAKLNLSDNKDDALIKNDNYLYISKDISSNEINIYEDDKLSKELKSDEKTNKSYQIYAKEESPNNQSNADKDDKLGINLLNKENMDKFINSFNESKSLTRIDKGMWKDGDEGVRIKMRESCLCGRNISKEELIKLGVSEDNTNIFLNYINSTMKEYNINTCKRKIHFLAQIRHESGEFVYLKEIADGSAYEGRKDLGNTQPGDGKRFKGRGLIQITGRKNYTAYGSYKGINFTDGSNNTKLEEKQYAVDSAGWYWAKHLNVNLNNMADDDDLIYITYRINGGFNGFSDRKNKLLKMHSTIECLRDSFNNLEDNNYSIKSSKVWNIHDAVYKYANLNNSESNECRLRYLELTKDYLKLPNGKAKDIIIKRRKKLIQF